In one window of Bacillus marinisedimentorum DNA:
- a CDS encoding quaternary amine ABC transporter ATP-binding protein — protein sequence MPKIAVENLTKVFGKNPKAAVKLLNENKTKDQILKETGMTVGVNQASFEVEAGEIFVIMGLSGSGKSTLVRLLNRLIEPTAGSIYIDDEDLSSMNKQQLREVRRKKMSMVFQKFALFPHRTILENAEYGLEVQGVEKADRREKATQSLEMVGLGGYMDKYPNELSGGMQQRVGLARALANDPDVLLMDEAFSALDPLIRKEMQDELLDLQETMQKTIIFITHDLDEALRIGDRIALMKDGAIVQVGSPEEILMNPANDYVERFVEDVDRSKVFTAQHVMKRPETIDVDKHGPRVALQRMRDEGISSIYAVNRKKELFGFVTADKASAAVKEGEKDIRAILETDVPKVSLDTPLNELFDIIHDTPVPIAVVEGEILKGIVVRGSVLAVLAGNEVNGYE from the coding sequence ATGCCTAAGATTGCAGTTGAAAATCTTACAAAGGTATTCGGAAAGAATCCGAAAGCAGCGGTTAAGCTGCTTAACGAAAATAAGACAAAAGACCAAATTTTGAAAGAAACTGGTATGACAGTCGGCGTAAACCAGGCTTCTTTTGAAGTGGAAGCAGGTGAAATCTTTGTCATTATGGGACTGTCAGGGAGCGGTAAATCAACACTGGTGCGCCTGTTGAACCGTTTGATTGAACCGACAGCCGGAAGCATCTACATAGATGATGAAGACCTATCTTCCATGAATAAACAACAGCTTCGTGAGGTCCGCAGAAAAAAGATGAGCATGGTTTTCCAGAAGTTCGCTTTATTCCCGCACCGTACGATTTTAGAGAATGCGGAATACGGCCTGGAAGTGCAGGGAGTGGAGAAAGCGGACCGCCGAGAAAAAGCGACGCAGTCACTCGAAATGGTAGGTCTTGGAGGGTATATGGATAAGTACCCGAATGAGTTGTCCGGCGGTATGCAGCAGCGTGTCGGCCTGGCGCGGGCGCTTGCCAATGATCCGGATGTTCTCTTGATGGATGAAGCCTTTTCAGCACTTGATCCCCTCATTCGGAAAGAAATGCAAGATGAGCTTCTTGACTTGCAGGAAACGATGCAAAAAACAATTATTTTCATTACCCATGATCTGGATGAAGCGCTCAGAATCGGCGATCGGATTGCACTGATGAAGGACGGGGCGATTGTACAGGTCGGTTCCCCTGAGGAAATTTTGATGAATCCGGCTAATGACTATGTTGAAAGATTCGTAGAGGACGTCGACCGTTCCAAAGTGTTTACGGCCCAGCACGTCATGAAACGTCCGGAAACAATCGATGTTGATAAGCACGGCCCGCGGGTGGCACTGCAGCGCATGAGGGATGAGGGGATTTCCAGCATCTATGCAGTGAACCGGAAAAAGGAACTGTTCGGTTTTGTTACGGCTGATAAAGCTTCTGCTGCCGTAAAAGAAGGCGAAAAAGATATCAGGGCGATCCTTGAGACAGATGTTCCAAAGGTTTCACTTGATACGCCGCTAAATGAACTATTTGATATCATCCATGATACTCCAGTACCGATAGCGGTTGTTGAAGGGGAAATTCTAAAAGGCATTGTCGTAAGGGGATCCGTTCTCGCGGTTCTGGCTGGAAATGAGGTGAACGGATATGAATGA
- a CDS encoding ABC transporter permease encodes MNELFPKIPLDIWIDNLVEWLVDNATWFFDPVKDSLDWFVDWLSMTLLLVPSWLFIVVVAAASFFLARRKIGLPIFVLLGLFLIDNLGYWEATILTLSLVLTASLISVVIGIPIGIWMARSKVVESIITPVLDFMQTMPAFVYLIPAVSFFGIGMVPGIIASVIFAMPPTVRFTNLGIRQVSPELIEAADAFGSTGNQKLYKVQLPMAKKTIMAGINQTIMLALSMVVIASMIGAKGLGVEVYRSITRNEPGQGFESGLAIVILAIVLDRISQNLNRQKFDQ; translated from the coding sequence ATGAATGAATTGTTTCCGAAAATCCCACTCGATATATGGATCGACAACCTGGTTGAATGGCTTGTGGATAACGCGACCTGGTTTTTTGATCCGGTAAAAGACTCGCTCGATTGGTTCGTGGATTGGCTGAGCATGACCTTGCTGCTTGTGCCGTCCTGGCTCTTCATTGTCGTGGTTGCGGCAGCAAGCTTCTTTTTGGCAAGGCGCAAAATCGGCCTTCCGATTTTTGTCCTGCTCGGATTATTCCTGATTGATAATCTCGGATACTGGGAAGCTACCATCCTGACGCTGTCACTTGTTTTGACTGCCAGTTTGATATCCGTCGTAATCGGAATTCCGATCGGCATCTGGATGGCGAGAAGCAAAGTTGTTGAAAGCATTATTACGCCAGTTCTGGACTTTATGCAGACGATGCCTGCATTTGTATACTTGATCCCTGCGGTCTCTTTCTTTGGAATCGGGATGGTGCCGGGGATCATCGCATCTGTCATTTTCGCAATGCCGCCGACAGTAAGGTTTACAAACCTGGGAATCAGGCAAGTATCTCCTGAATTGATTGAAGCGGCAGATGCATTCGGTTCCACTGGCAATCAGAAACTGTACAAAGTGCAGCTTCCGATGGCCAAGAAAACGATCATGGCCGGCATCAATCAGACCATCATGCTTGCACTATCCATGGTCGTCATCGCCTCTATGATCGGAGCGAAAGGGCTTGGTGTTGAAGTCTACAGATCCATTACACGCAATGAGCCTGGACAGGGTTTTGAATCAGGGCTCGCTATTGTTATTCTGGCCATTGTGCTGGACCGGATTTCACAAAACCTGAACAGGCAAAAATTTGATCAGTAG
- a CDS encoding glycine betaine ABC transporter substrate-binding protein, with protein sequence MPKLNWKKLGLTAGLSLSLIVAGCGGGEEEAENNKNGGSEGGESASVAEQLDHTITGIDAGAGVMQAAEDAIEKYGLDSYELQASSSAAMTQALTDAIEAEEAIVVTGWTPHWKFSKYDLKYLDDPEGVFGGEEKIHTIARKGLEGDMPNAYKILDQFNWETSDMESVMLEVNEGADPEEAAANWIKENEEKVAEWTEGAEEVDGKEISLAYVAWDSEIASTNLIATVLEDMGFKVDMTQVEAAPMWAAVANGDADAIVAAWLPGTHAAYMEDYEADVEDLGPNLEGAKVGLVVPSYMEIDSIEDLKAEE encoded by the coding sequence ATGCCAAAATTGAATTGGAAAAAGCTTGGTCTAACGGCAGGCTTATCCTTATCTCTGATCGTTGCAGGCTGCGGCGGCGGAGAAGAAGAGGCGGAAAACAACAAGAATGGCGGTTCAGAAGGCGGCGAAAGCGCGTCAGTTGCAGAACAGCTTGATCATACGATAACTGGCATCGATGCCGGTGCAGGTGTCATGCAGGCTGCTGAAGATGCAATAGAGAAGTATGGACTCGACAGCTATGAGTTGCAGGCAAGTTCCTCAGCTGCAATGACCCAGGCTCTGACTGACGCCATCGAAGCTGAAGAGGCGATTGTCGTAACAGGCTGGACACCGCACTGGAAATTCTCAAAGTACGACCTTAAGTATCTTGATGATCCGGAAGGCGTTTTTGGCGGGGAAGAAAAGATCCATACGATTGCCCGCAAAGGCCTGGAAGGAGATATGCCGAATGCGTATAAAATCCTTGACCAGTTCAATTGGGAAACAAGTGACATGGAAAGCGTAATGCTTGAAGTGAATGAAGGAGCCGATCCTGAAGAAGCGGCTGCCAACTGGATCAAAGAAAATGAAGAGAAGGTTGCAGAATGGACTGAAGGCGCAGAGGAAGTTGACGGGAAAGAAATCAGCCTTGCTTATGTAGCCTGGGATTCAGAAATTGCCTCCACAAACTTGATTGCAACAGTTCTTGAAGACATGGGCTTTAAAGTGGATATGACTCAGGTCGAAGCAGCGCCGATGTGGGCAGCAGTTGCCAACGGTGATGCTGATGCGATTGTCGCTGCCTGGCTTCCGGGCACACATGCCGCTTACATGGAAGATTACGAAGCGGATGTGGAAGACCTTGGGCCGAACCTTGAAGGTGCGAAAGTCGGACTTGTCGTTCCGTCTTATATGGAAATCGACTCCATTGAAGATTTGAAAGCAGAAGAATAA
- a CDS encoding YtxH domain-containing protein — protein MGQLKSLMAGVVVGGVTAGAAILFTAPQSGKELRRNIQKCSGNVKDTFSDIKRSGIAIKEQVEQTSKESAVIIKDFSDDLKKSIEQWKKEIEPHQKKIQDELQKIEQSMDDLEKAASSK, from the coding sequence ATGGGACAATTAAAGTCATTGATGGCTGGCGTTGTTGTCGGGGGTGTAACAGCAGGGGCTGCAATTTTATTCACAGCACCACAGTCGGGCAAAGAACTCCGTAGGAATATCCAGAAGTGCAGCGGCAACGTGAAAGATACGTTTTCTGACATTAAAAGGAGCGGCATAGCCATCAAAGAGCAAGTGGAACAGACTTCAAAAGAAAGCGCTGTCATCATAAAAGACTTTTCGGATGACTTGAAAAAATCCATTGAACAGTGGAAAAAAGAAATCGAACCTCATCAGAAAAAAATACAGGATGAGCTGCAGAAAATCGAGCAGTCGATGGATGACCTCGAAAAAGCTGCTTCATCAAAATAA
- a CDS encoding tryptophan transporter, whose amino-acid sequence MKMRELVSIALLIGMGAVLHAVMPPFFLGMKPDMLLTMMFLAIMLFPGVKNVLLAGAVTGFLSAMTTGFPGGQLPNIIDKFFTAFIFYLLFLAVKKLMENRPAVTSIVLALAGTLISGSIFLLSALLIVGLPGGATFTPLFLAVVLPAAALNSGLMFLVYPAAASVKGRFAVRYNN is encoded by the coding sequence ATGAAAATGAGAGAACTTGTGTCGATTGCGCTTTTGATTGGAATGGGTGCTGTACTGCATGCGGTCATGCCGCCGTTTTTCCTTGGCATGAAGCCGGATATGCTGCTTACGATGATGTTTTTGGCAATAATGCTGTTTCCAGGGGTTAAGAACGTTCTGCTTGCCGGGGCGGTCACCGGATTCCTGTCAGCTATGACAACAGGGTTTCCAGGCGGACAGCTGCCAAATATCATAGATAAGTTTTTTACGGCATTCATATTTTATCTGTTGTTCCTTGCAGTAAAGAAACTGATGGAAAATCGCCCTGCGGTGACATCCATCGTCCTGGCGCTTGCAGGAACGTTAATAAGCGGATCGATTTTCCTTTTATCTGCACTGCTGATTGTCGGACTCCCTGGCGGAGCGACATTCACGCCGCTCTTTTTAGCAGTCGTATTGCCGGCCGCCGCATTAAACAGCGGACTCATGTTTTTGGTTTATCCGGCAGCTGCATCTGTTAAGGGGCGATTTGCAGTGCGGTATAACAATTGA
- the serC gene encoding 3-phosphoserine/phosphohydroxythreonine transaminase, producing MKRAYNFNAGPAALPAEVLTQAQEELLDFQGTGMSVMELSHRSKAYEAVHEETKALLREHYRLPDEYDILFLQGGASTQFAMLPMNFLKAGKLGAYALTGSWSEKALKEAKLAGETAVIASGKEGGYRAIPDPQLSIPHDAAYVHLTTNNTIYGTQWQDIPDTGKTPLFADMSSDILSRELPVERFSLIYAGAQKNMGPSGVTVVILKKELLEDIPDGLPTMLDYRTHAEKKSLYNTPPTFSIYMMNLILKWIKRNGGLAGVEQTNRKKSAMIYDAIDGSSGFYTGHADKNSRSLMNITFTLPDETLTEAFLQEAKELGFSGLNGHRSIGGCRASAYNAVSMEACEALSDFMVGFQRRHQ from the coding sequence ATGAAACGCGCTTACAATTTTAACGCAGGACCCGCTGCACTGCCGGCAGAAGTTTTGACACAGGCCCAGGAAGAACTGCTTGATTTCCAGGGAACAGGAATGTCCGTCATGGAACTGAGCCATCGCAGCAAAGCATATGAAGCGGTCCACGAAGAAACGAAAGCCTTGCTCAGAGAACATTACCGCCTGCCGGATGAGTATGACATCCTTTTTCTGCAGGGCGGGGCCAGCACGCAGTTCGCCATGCTCCCAATGAACTTCCTGAAAGCGGGAAAACTGGGTGCTTACGCACTGACTGGATCATGGTCCGAAAAAGCCCTCAAAGAAGCAAAACTTGCTGGTGAAACAGCTGTCATTGCGAGCGGCAAGGAAGGCGGATACCGGGCTATCCCCGACCCGCAGCTTTCTATTCCTCATGATGCCGCATATGTACATCTCACGACAAACAATACAATTTACGGAACGCAATGGCAGGATATTCCCGATACCGGAAAAACACCGCTGTTTGCGGATATGTCCAGTGATATACTCAGCAGGGAACTCCCTGTCGAGCGGTTTTCGCTCATTTATGCCGGCGCCCAAAAAAACATGGGTCCATCCGGAGTGACAGTCGTCATCCTAAAAAAAGAATTGCTTGAGGATATCCCTGACGGCCTGCCGACGATGCTCGACTACCGCACGCATGCTGAAAAGAAATCTCTATATAATACCCCGCCGACATTTTCTATTTATATGATGAATCTTATCCTTAAATGGATCAAGCGAAACGGCGGATTGGCCGGAGTCGAACAGACAAACCGGAAAAAATCGGCGATGATTTATGATGCCATTGATGGAAGCAGCGGTTTTTACACCGGGCATGCCGATAAAAACAGCCGTTCCTTAATGAATATCACCTTTACCCTTCCAGATGAAACACTGACTGAAGCATTTCTGCAAGAAGCGAAAGAACTTGGATTCAGCGGGCTAAACGGCCATCGATCAATCGGAGGCTGCCGCGCTTCCGCATATAATGCTGTCAGTATGGAAGCCTGTGAAGCGCTGAGTGATTTCATGGTCGGATTTCAGCGCCGGCATCAATGA